From a single Vespa crabro chromosome 22, iyVesCrab1.2, whole genome shotgun sequence genomic region:
- the LOC124431835 gene encoding A disintegrin and metalloproteinase with thrombospondin motifs 7-like has product MSHDVGRENGCTGIVHHHDGFVETSVMYPGSAYVTKKWSNCSRNYLQHYIESGLARCLEDEPKDHHFPIMEMLPGVIYNSDFQCRLMYRQDVVHCDLDINCETLSCSIPEKGCVSVRKPPAEGTPCAEKRWCYNMKCVMIGERLGAIDGGWSSWSSWSRCSRSCGSGVAFAMRRCDHPSPTNSGTYCPGIRKRYKICATNPCEIDAPSFRDVQCNEFNDWVFPEDGKIHRWIAYNLPESMFQIYLKASENPCSLYCLSDTGLVTSLRPKVVDGTTCYRGIRDICVSGVCREIPCDLDMESNAVEDVCGVCRGDSTSCKIKEGTFVIQAQSSPLISH; this is encoded by the exons ATGTCACATGACGTCGGACGGGAGAACGGATGTACTGGGATAGTTCATCATCACGATGGATTCGTGGAAACGTCGGTTATGTACCCTGGAAGTGCATACGTGACGAAAAAGTGGTCCAACTGTTCTCGGAATTATTTACAACATTACATCGA ATCTGGTTTGGCTCGTTGTCTTGAGGATGAACCAAAGGATCATCATTTTCCTATAATGGAGATGTTACCTGGGGTCATATATAATAGCGATTTTCAATGTCGTCTAATGTATCGTCAGGATGTCGTTCATTGTGATCTCGATATC AACTGCGAGACTCTGAGCTGTTCTATTCCGGAAAAGGGTTGCGTGTCAGTTAGAAAACCACCCGCTGAGGGAACCCCCTGCGCCGAGAAGAGG TGGTGTTATAACATGAAGTGCGTCATGATAGGTGAACGATTAGGAGCGATCGATGGTGGTTGGAGTAGTTGGTCATCTTGGAGTCGATGTTCTCGTAGTTGTGGATCCGGTGTGGCCTTTGCAATGAGAAGATGCGATCATCCAAGTCCAACCAATAGCGGTACTTATTGTCCCGGTATAAGAAAACGTTACAAAATTTGTGCCACCAAT CCTTGCGAAATCGATGCGCCATCGTTCAGAGACGTTCAGTGCAATGAATTCAACGATTGGGTCTTTCCAGAGGATGGAAAAATTCATCGATGGATAGCTTATAATTTGCCGGAAAGTATGTTTCAAATTT ACTTGAAAGCTTCCGAAAATCCGTGCTCCCTATACTGCCTAAGCGATACGGGTTTGGTAACGTCATTAAGGCCAAAGGTCGTTGATGGTACTACATGCTACAGAGGCATCCGCGACATCTGCGTATCTGGCGTCTGCAGAGAGATACCATGCGATCTCGATATGGAATCCAACGCGGTCGAAGATGTTTGCGGCGTTTGTCGAGGTGACAGCACATCCTGCAAGATCAAGGAAGGAACGTTCGTAATCCAAGCCCAATCAAGTCCGTTAATTAGCCATTAA
- the LOC124431836 gene encoding A disintegrin and metalloproteinase with thrombospondin motifs 18-like has product MIDKRILEKIIFVVSFEGQQKNFHFDYPDGYEIVVPRKVKSNGTFVSHQIPHHFKRSFYEKNVGETRAMSEDDAVHYRLLLGQKEHHLELYPSHRFCSPGAIIEEHRTGNGEDKKRFLDELRIRRMRDRQCHYQGHVRNQPDISALSTCYGLVGYIKTKDSWYMIEPIEGHDFTKEIEHPHVVYKKDPKDIKTNEISSCINFEDFNRTINKREYNEFIKKRALNNNNKQHDGRPMRYTVELLVVLDITLLHQKFDVENYVLTMFNIAASLFHDISLGFDMDLAIVRIIRLEVEENEDFQE; this is encoded by the exons atgattGACAAAAGAATATTAGAGAAGATAATCTTTGTCGTATCATTCGAAGGTCAacagaaaaattttcatttcgacTATCCTGATGGATATGAAATCGTAGTTCCACGAAAGGTCAAGTCCAATGGGACGTTCGTGTCGCATCAGATACCGCATCATTTCAAACGTTCGTTTTATGAGAAGAATGTAGGAGAAACTAGAGCGATGTCCGAAGACGATGCGGTTCACTATCGACTTCTACTTGGTCAGAAGGAACATCACCTCGAGTTATATCCGAGTCATCGATTTTGCTCTCCTGGTGCCATAATCGAGGAACATCGGACAGGCAATGGTGAGGATAAGAAACGTTTCCTTGACGAACTGCGAATTCGACGAATGAGAGATAGACAATGTCATTATCAAGGTCATGTTAGAAACCAACCGGATATCAGTGCACTTTCTACATGTTATGGACTC gTAGGTTACATAAAAACAAAGGACTCATGGTACATGATCGAACCAATCGAAGGACATGATTTCACGAAGGAAATTGAACATCCTCATGTAGTTTATAAAAAGGATCCGAAGGATATTAAAACCAATGAGATTTCGTCGTGTATAAATTTCGAAGATTTTAACAGGACTATTAACAAACGTGAATACAATGAATTCATTAAGAAACGCGCcttgaataacaataataaacaacaTGATGGTCGTCCTATGAGATATACTGTAGAATTGTTAGTCGTTTTGGACATTACACTTTTACATCAAAAATTCGACGTGGAAAATTACGTATTGACCATGTTCAATAta GCTGCCAGTCTGTTTCACGATATAAGCTTAGGATTCGATATGGATTTGGCTATAGTTAGGATCATACGACTcgaagtagaagaaaacgag GATTTCCAGGAATGA